Part of the Desulfomonilaceae bacterium genome, ACGCACTATCGGTTGAGTCCTCAAGGAACCGGGTCAAAGCCTTTTGGTCCAAATGGCCGACACCGCAGAAACCTTCTTAAAGCCAAGTAGGTTCCTCTCAGCGGCCCATGGGATTCGATGGCCTCCAAAGCATATTCGGAGCATGTGGGGATGAAACGACACGATGAAGGAAATATCGGGGATAAAAAAATTTGATAAGATCTTATGAGTGCAATCAAAAATTTTCGGGTCACTACAAAAAACCTTGCTCTACGGCTCTGTCAAGTTCTTCAAAGATCTTTCGCGTATCTAGATCGGATGACCCCTGAGCCGCAACTATAACCAAGTCCATACAACCAGACAGCTTGTGCCTGTTGTGCCTGAAATATTCCCTCAGTCTTCTTTTCACCCTGTTCCGAGCGCAAGAGTTTCCGACCTTCTTGCTCACAGAAATCCCCAATCTTGGAATACCGAGTGTATTTACGCGCCACCGGATAACAAAATGGGGCGTTCTAATCTTTCGCCCCTTCATCATAATTTCTCGGTAATCCTCAGATCGGCGTATTCGGTCTAATTTGGTGAGCTTAAGATCGCAAGAACTAGACGGTAAGCCTTTTGCGTCCTTTGGCTCGCCTCCTCTGGAGGACAATACG contains:
- the yidD gene encoding membrane protein insertion efficiency factor YidD, giving the protein MTRKFLIALIRSYQIFLSPIFPSSCRFIPTCSEYALEAIESHGPLRGTYLALRRFLRCRPFGPKGFDPVP
- the rnpA gene encoding ribonuclease P protein component, producing MDVLSSRGGEPKDAKGLPSSSCDLKLTKLDRIRRSEDYREIMMKGRKIRTPHFVIRWRVNTLGIPRLGISVSKKVGNSCARNRVKRRLREYFRHNRHKLSGCMDLVIVAAQGSSDLDTRKIFEELDRAVEQGFL